The genomic stretch CAACTTCAACACATTTTGGATCATTGTGTTTGTTTCCTAACCAATCAAACATCATTTTGATAGATAGCAAAAACGAAGAAGGGTTTGCGATGTTTTGTCCAGCTATATCAAAAGCAGCCCCATGAACGGGTTCAAATAATGCAAATTTATCGCCAATGTTTGCAGCAGGAGCCATTCCCAAACCTCCAACTACTTGAGAGGACTCGTCAGATAATATATCACCAAACAAATTAGTGGTAACTACAACATCAAATTGTTCAGGTTGCCGAATTAGATTCATAGCACATGCATCAACATACATTTGTTCAAATATAATGTCAGGATAATTTTTTGAAACTTCTAAACATGCTTTTGCAAACATTCCATCAGTAACTCGCATCACATTAGATTTGTGTACACAAGTTACTTTTTTCATAGAATCACGTTGTTTTGCAGTTTCAAATGCATATGTTGCAATTCTTTTTGAAGCAGCCTCAGATATTATTCTCAAAGCAACTGATGAATCACCCAAACTGAATTCTTTACCAGTGTAAAGGTCTTCAGTATTTTCTCTAACTATCACCATATCAATATCATCACGCAATGCAGGCATGTGAGGATATGATTTTGCAGGTCTGATATTGGCATATAGATCAAGCATACGTCGCAACACCACAATCACATCAGCTGCACTTTCACCAACAGGTGCCTTTAAGCAAACATCAGATTGCTTTATCGACTCAACAGTTTCATCTGGAAGTGCTTTTCCAGTTTCAGACAACGCTTTATCACCTGCAGATAATTTTTCAATATCAAATTTCAAATCAAGTTTATCATGAATGGTGTTCAAAACAGAAATTGCAGATTCTGATAATTCAGGGCCTATCCCATCACCAGTAATTAATGATATTTTATACATAATTTTGAAGCAAAGAAGGGAGATTTTAGGATTTAGTTAACCTGTTTTTCATTAAGCATTTTTTTGAGCATGATTCTATTAATTGCATCAATTACTGCCTTTACAGAAGTAGTTACAATATCTTCACCTACAGATTTTGCTGAAACTTTGTTTCCTAAAGGATCCTCAACTTTTACTGTAACTTCGCATAGTGCTCCAGAACCGCCAGAAATAGATGCTAAACCATAGTCTTTAATTCGGATTTCCGAGATTTTGCCGGTAATTTTCTGAATTGCATTTAATGCTGCATCAACAGGACCTACACCATAATCAGTTCCAATATGATCTTCACCATCGACATTTAGTTTAACAAAAGCATACGGCATTGTTCCAATTCCAGTTGATACTGAAAAACCAGTTAACTGAACAATTCTTTTAAGATCTTTTTCTCCCATAACTTCACTTGCCATGGATAACAATTCAACATCAGTAACTTGTTTTCCTTGATCACCTAACACCTTGACTTTATCTAAGATCTGTTTTGCTTGTTCTTCAGTGGGTTTAACACCATATTCTTCTAACATTGCATTCATCCCATGAACACCTGCATGCTTTCCAACCTTGAGCCATCTTTTTCTTCCAACTAATTCAGGGCTAATTGGTTCGTAAGTGAGAGGGTTGCTCAATACACCATGAGTATGAATTCCAGATTCATGACCAAAGGCATTAGCGCCAACAATTGCCTTGTTAGGCTGAACGATTATTCCGACAGTTTTAGAGATGAATCTAGATACATCATAGATTAATTCAGATTTGATATTAGTTTCATATTTTTGTTCATATGGTAAGCATTTGAGTGCCATAGTGAGTTCTTCCAAAGAAGCATTTCCAGCTCTTTCTCCAATTCCATTAATAGTCACATGTGCACATGATGCACCGGCATGAATTCCAGCTAATGCATTTGCAACTGCCAAACCAAAGTCGTTATGACAGTGAACACTAACAGGTAATTTTGTAGCTTCAATTGTATCTCGAGTAATTTCAGCCATGTATTCAGGAGTAGAATATCCAACAGTAT from Nitrosopumilus sp. encodes the following:
- a CDS encoding isocitrate/isopropylmalate dehydrogenase family protein, which gives rise to MYKISLITGDGIGPELSESAISVLNTIHDKLDLKFDIEKLSAGDKALSETGKALPDETVESIKQSDVCLKAPVGESAADVIVVLRRMLDLYANIRPAKSYPHMPALRDDIDMVIVRENTEDLYTGKEFSLGDSSVALRIISEAASKRIATYAFETAKQRDSMKKVTCVHKSNVMRVTDGMFAKACLEVSKNYPDIIFEQMYVDACAMNLIRQPEQFDVVVTTNLFGDILSDESSQVVGGLGMAPAANIGDKFALFEPVHGAAFDIAGQNIANPSSFLLSIKMMFDWLGNKHNDPKCVEVGQKLESTIFDLVKSGVKTKDIGGDKSTLEFTKQITDNL
- a CDS encoding 2-isopropylmalate synthase, with the translated sequence MVNVRIFDTTLRDGEQTLGVSLSPDQKLAIAKKLDELGVDAIEAGFPVISEGESKAVKMITSEGLSCEIAGLTRTIKKDIDAAVDAGLNYVHTFIATSDIHLKHKLQMTREQALEKAIEAVEYGKSRGLQVEFSAEDASRTDREFLKKVFGDVAKAGADRVNIPDTVGYSTPEYMAEITRDTIEATKLPVSVHCHNDFGLAVANALAGIHAGASCAHVTINGIGERAGNASLEELTMALKCLPYEQKYETNIKSELIYDVSRFISKTVGIIVQPNKAIVGANAFGHESGIHTHGVLSNPLTYEPISPELVGRKRWLKVGKHAGVHGMNAMLEEYGVKPTEEQAKQILDKVKVLGDQGKQVTDVELLSMASEVMGEKDLKRIVQLTGFSVSTGIGTMPYAFVKLNVDGEDHIGTDYGVGPVDAALNAIQKITGKISEIRIKDYGLASISGGSGALCEVTVKVEDPLGNKVSAKSVGEDIVTTSVKAVIDAINRIMLKKMLNEKQVN